From Nicotiana tabacum cultivar K326 chromosome 20, ASM71507v2, whole genome shotgun sequence, one genomic window encodes:
- the LOC107763533 gene encoding pentatricopeptide repeat-containing protein At3g06430, chloroplastic-like — translation MTIDKKMTTNSFSLSSSSSLFSSALLPPAGGNLRRLFHFRQPLTITAAGATSFSVAFPKKKHWKQGEYPGFTEQTGSHNKKRTPIKNIKKKLDRKNNATAWVNTVTEALSDHIDKKQWLQALQVFKMLKEQPFYQLKESTYMKLLVLLGKCGQPGQAQQLFDTMIEEGLEPTTEFYTALVGAYCRSNIIDKAFTILHRMIELPHCQPDVYTYSILIKACVDASRFDLVESLYEQMAERSVVPNTVTQNIVLSGYGRAGKYEEMEKVLSGMLESMSSRPDIWTMNTILSLFGNKGQIEMMEKWYEKFRSFGIDPETRTFNILIGAYGKKRMYDKMSSVMEYMRKLSFPWTTSTYNNVIEAFSDIGDAKHMEYTFDQMRTEGVRADTKTFCCLIRGYANADLFPKVINTVQLAGKLEIPENTSFFNSVIYACAKAEDLVEMERVFKRMKDKQCRPDDTTYSVMVDAYRKEGMTDKIYDLEQEKQMMSASKFNDSVSGDEKQELMPT, via the exons ATGACAATAGACAAAAAAATGACAACCAATTCCTTTTCTTTATCTTCCTCATCTTCTCTCTTTTCCTCAGCTCTACTTCCTCCCGCCGGCGGTAACCTTCGCCGTCTCTTCCACTTCCGGCAGCCACTCACTATCACCGCCGCCGGCGCCACTTCTTTTTCAGTGGCATTTCCAAAGAAAAAGCACTGGAAACAAGGTGAATATCCTGGTTTTACTGAACAAACTGGGTCCCATAACAAGAAAAGAACACCTATTAAGAATATTAAGAAaaaattggacagaaaaaataATGCTACAGCTTGGGTTAATACTGTTACTGAAGCTCTCTCTGATCATATTGATAAAAAACAATGGCTTCAAGCGCTTCAG GTATTTAAAATGTTAAAGGAACAACCCTTTTATCAATTGAAAGAAAGTACGTACATGaagcttcttgttcttcttgggaAATGCGGGCAGCCAGGGCAAGCACAGCAACTTTTTGACAcaatgattgaagagggattggAACCCACTACAGAATTCTATACAGCCTTGGTTGGTGCTTACTGTAGAAGCAACATAATTGACAAGGCATTTACTATTCTTCACCGGATGATCGAGCTCCCTCATTGTCAGCCAGATGTTTATACATACAGTATATTAATTAAGGCATGTGTGGATGCATCCCGATTTGATCTGGTTGAGTCTCTTTATGAACAAATGGCTGAACGTTCCGTAGTTCCTAACACTGTCACTCAAAATATAGTCTTGAGTGGTTACGGGAGGGCAGGGAAATATGAAGAAATGGAGAAAGTGCTTTCAGGAATGCTTGAGAGCATGAGCAGCAGACCTGATATATGGACAATGAACACTATTCTGAGCTTATTTGGCAACAAGGGGCAGATTGAAATGATGGAAAAATGGTATGAAAAATTTCGTAGTTTTGGTATTGATCCAGAGACGCGAACATTTAATATCCTTATTGGTGCTTATGGGAAGAAAAGGATGTATGATAAGATGTCATCGGTGATGGAGTACATGCGTAAACTCTCATTTCCATGGACAACATCAACTTACAACAATGTCATCGAGGCGTTTTCAGATATAGGTGATGCAAAGCATATGGAGTACACATTTGATCAAATGCGTACTGAAGGCGTGAGAGCTGACACCAAGACATTTTGCTGTCTCATTAGAGGATATGCAAATGCAGACCTTTTTCCTAAGGTGATCAACACTGTCCAATTAGCAGGGAAGTTGGAGATCCCTGAAAACACTTCTTTTTTCAATTCTGTTATTTATGCTTGTGCAAAGGCAGAGGACTTAGTGGAGATGGAGAGAGTTTTCAAGCGAATGAAAGATAAGCAGTGCCGACCAGATGACACAACTTACTCTGTTATGGTTGATGCATATAGGAAGGAAGGTATGACAGACAAAATCTATGATTTGGAGCAAGAAAAGCAGATGATGTCTGCCTCAAAGTTCAATGACAGTGTTAGTGGTGACGAGAAGCAAGAGTTAATGCCTACTTGA
- the LOC107763541 gene encoding S-adenosylmethionine synthase 2: METFLFTSESVNEGHPDKLCDQVSDAVLDACLAQDPESKVACETCTKTNLVMVFGEITTKATIDYEKIVRDTCREIGFVSADVGLDADNCKVLVNIEQQSPDIAQGVHGHLTKRPEEIGAGDQGHMFGYATDETPELMPLSHVLATKLGARLTEVRKNGTCAWLRPDGKTQVTVEYHNDNGAMVPLRVHTVLISTQHDETVTNDEIARDLKEHVIKPVIPEKYLDEKTIFHLNPSGRFVIGGPHGDAGLTGRKIIIDTYGGWGAHGGGAFSGKDPTKVDRSGAYIVRQAAKSIVANGLARRCIVQVSYAIGVPEPLSVFVDTYGTGKIPDKEILNIVKENFDFRPGMISINLDLLRGGNGRFLKTAAYGHFGRDDPDFTWEVVKPLKWEKPQA; this comes from the coding sequence ATGGAGACTTTCTTGTTCACATCTGAATCAGTCAATGAGGGACATCCCGACAAGCTCTGTGACCAAGTCTCAGATGCAGTGCTTGATGCCTGTTTAGCTCAGGACCCTGAGAGCAAAGTTGCTTGCGAGACTTGCACCAAGACCAACTTGGTTATGGTCTTTGGTGAGATCACCACCAAGGCCACTATTGATTACGAGAAGATTGTACGTGACACTTGCCGGGAAATTGGATTTGTGTCTGCTGATGTGGGTTTGGATGCTGACAATTGCAAGGTCCTTGTCAACATTGAGCAGCAGAGCCCTGATATTGCTCAAGGTGTTCATGGTCATTTGACTAAGCGACCCGAGGAGATTGGTGCAGGTGACCAGGGTCACATGTTTGGCTATGCCACTGATGAGACGCCGGAGTTGATGCCCCTTAGCCATGTTCTTGCTACTAAACTCGGAGCTCGCCTTACTGAGGTTCGCAAGAACGGTACCTGTGCTTGGCTTAGACCTGATGGCAAAACCCAAGTGACTGTTGAGTACCACAATGACAATGGTGCGATGGTTCCATTACGCGTTCACACTGTTTTAATCTCCACTCAACATGACGAGACTGTCACAAATGATGAAATTGCTCGTGATCTCAAAGAGCATGTCATCAAGCCTGTGATCCCTGAGAAGTATCTTGATGAGAAGACCATTTTCCACCTCAACCCTTCGGGCCGTTTTGTCATCGGTGGACCTCATGGTGATGCTGGTCTCACTGGCCGTAAGATCATCATCGACACTTACGGTGGGTGGGGTGCTCATGGAGGTGGTGCTTTCTCAGGGAAGGACCCTACCAAGGTTGACAGAAGTGGAGCCTATATTGTGAGGCAAGCAGCAAAGAGCATTGTTGCCAATGGTCTTGCTAGGAGATGCATTGTTCAGGTTTCATACGCCATTGGTGTGCCTGAACCTTTGTCTGTCTTTGTCGACACTTATGGAACTGGGAAAATCCCTGATAAGGAAATTCTCAACATTGTCAAGGAGAACTTTGATTTCAGGCCCGGGATGATCTCCATTAACCTCGATCTATTGAGGGGTGGCAACGGCCGATTCTTGAAGACTGCTGCTTATGGACATTTTGGCAGAGATGATCCTGACTTCACATGGGAAGTAGTCAAGCCTCTCAAGTGGGAAAAGCCACAAGCTTAA